The window ggagggacgtccagctgggaggaagcctcgggggagacccaggactaggtggagggacgtccagctgggaggaggcctcggggaagacccaggactaggtggagggacgtccagctgggaggaggcctcggggaagacccaggactaggtgagGTGTGAAGCgaagagatataatccctccacctagtcctgggtcttcgtgcctggaacacctccctagggagctgttccaggcacgtccagctgggaggaggcctcgggggagaccaggactaggtggagggacgtccagctgggaggaggccccggggtaagacccaggactaggtggagggattatatctccaacctggcctgggaacgcctcgggatcccccagtcggagctggttaatgtggctcgggaaagggaagtttggggtcccctacTGGAGCTGCTCCtccctcgggggagacccaggactaggtggaggcacgtccgaacaaatacaacaaacaaggtatttaaactccttaggagtttaaataccttgttcgtgagtgaggggacaatggagcaggagattggtcggagaattggcTGCTCCTTTGCAACtaaaattttggaaaaaaactacaaatatgtctgtgtctgtgtgtgtgtctctgtgtgtgtgtgtgtgtgtgtgtgtgtgtgtgtgtgtgtgtgtgtgtgtgtgtgtgtgtgtgtgtgtgtgtgtgtgtgtgtgtgtgtctgtgtgtgtgtgtgtgtgtgtgtgtgtgtgtgtgtgtgtgtgtctgtgtgtgtgtgtgtgtgtgtgtgtgtgtgtgtgtgtgtgtgtgtgtgtgtgtgtgtgtgtgtgtgtgtgtgtgtgtgtgtgtctgtctgtgtgtgtgtgtgtgtgtgtgtctgtgtgtgtgtgtgtgtgtgtgtgtgtgtgtgtgtgtgtgtgtgtgtgtgtgtgtgtgtgtgtgtgtgtgtgtgtgtgtgtgtgtgtactgagacTCAGAGGAACGATCAGACAGGAGTTtgagttattttatcatccaaCACAACCAGCTCAGGatcaactacaactcccatgatgCTTAGACACAAAATAGCAACAATAACGTCAAAAAGAGCAACAAAACGCATTTCTACAATTTGATGATCACAGCTTCCATCTTTAAAGGACTGGAAGTGGAGGAAGTTTACAATGTTCACGAGGAATCTGTTCAATCATTCTGAATTATTTCATACAAAGTTCATTCATTAGTTCATAACAATAAGCTGAAATATTTCTGTAAGTGTGATCCTGTACAGACTCAACTGATCAGCAGTGAGAAACAGGAGGAGACTCTCCGTCCTACACAGGActcagagacactgaggaaccAGGAGACCAGAACCTGAACCcaggacagagaggctgagtgaatgtggtgttgaaggtgtggaggaggatcagtgagtcagaggagactgagtagaaggacagagagccagcaggaacgtccacatacactgctactctaccagagacagaggaggaggagatggatgctactctattagagacagaggaggaggagatggatgctactctattagagacagaggaggaggagatggatgctactctcttagagacagaggaggaggagatggatgctactctcttagagacagaggaggaggagatggatgctactctaccagagacggaggaggaggagatggatgttcTTCTCTTAGAGACAGagcaggaggagatggatgttcCTCtcttagagacagaggaggaggagatggatgctactctcttagagacagaggaggaggagatggatgctactctatcagagacagaggaggaggagatggatgctactctaccagagacagaggaggaggaggagatggatgctactctcttagagacagaggaggaggagatggatgctactctcttagagacagaggaggaggagatggatgctactctcttagagacagaggaggaggagatggatgttcCTCTCTTATTGTGCCTGACAGAGTAACCATCATCATTGCAGGGGGCTACAAACTAAATAATGTGTGAATGGAGCACGATTGATGGGGCGGAGATTCCCATGCagcctctctctcgctctgagCGCTTCCTGTTCCAGCAGCGGGGAGATGGGCACTCGCCGCGGATTGCAGCCGATGAACTCCGCGGAAAACCCAACACAAGGATAGCCCAGATCGCCGGTGGAGGATGATGCCAGGTACGATCTGAGCCCTGACACGTACTCCGCCTCTCTTACCGCGTCTCCTGCGGCGATTGTTGCGGAGCGGCAGGCAGGGCTGACGCCATAGATGGGCCGGTATGGACGCCAGGAAAGGCGGCGGCGTAGATTGACCGTCAGAGCCGTAGATCGGCACTTTCTCCgcagaataatatatacttaAAAGAGTCAGGCGGTCATACACCAGCAGAGGTGACACATTTCTAATGACAAACAGTAGAAAGaggcaaatatacaataattcCAACACAGGtaagcagagacacacacagcggcGCCATCTTGAACCCGGAAGTCCTGATACATGTATTTGGGAAATAATGATAGACTCCAGAATcattgaagaagaagaagaagaagaagaagaagaagagaagaagaagaagaggaagaagaagaagaagagaagaagaagaagaagaagaagaagagaagaagaagaagagaagaagaagaaaagaagaagaagaagaagagaaaaagaagagaagaagaagaagaaaagaagagaagaagaagaagaagaagaagaagaagaagagaagaagaagagaagaagaagaagaagaagaagttaaaCAGGActcagagacactgaggaaccAAGAGACCAGAACCCAGGATAGAGaggctgagtgaatgtggtgttgaaggtgtggaggaggatcagtgagtcagaggagactgagtagaaggacagagagccagcaggaacgtccacatacactgctactctaccagagacagaggaggaggagatggatgttactgtgttagagacagaggaggaggagatggatgctactctcttagagacagaggaggaggagatggatgttcCTCTCTTATTGTGCCAGACAGAGTAACCATCAGCATAGCAGTTCAGACTCCAGGACTGATCATTACCTCCAAACACACAGTCAacactgtctcctctcctcctgattCCTCTGTAACTCACTGATATATCAACCCTTCCTCTCGTCTCaacctcccagtaacagcgaccagtcagaccatctctacacaGCAGCTGATGATAGGAGTCAAACCTCTCTGGATGATCAGGATATGGCTGATCCTCCTTCACTAATGtcaccttcctgttgttgtcagacagtttgaggtttctgttcactgtgtttgtgtcgacTGTGAGTTCACAGGAATCTGACGGAGAGAAGGAGACACAACACAGCTGCAGTTATTAACCAATCAGCACTTTGATGATGACATCAGAGGGTTGaatgagtgatgtcacagtttgatgaatgaaattaaaaacagacttaCACTTCCTCAGACCTGGTGTCAACCATCTGACTCCAGCAGGCTCCACcctgaaaggaggaggaggggggggcattACATCactcagaaagagagagggagagagagagagagagacagagagagagagagagagagagagagagacagagagagagacagagagagagagagagagagagagagagagagagagagagagagagagagagagagagagagagagagagagagagagagacagagagagagagagagagagagagagagagagagagagagagagagagagagagagagagagagagagagagggagagagagagagagagagagagagagagagagagagagagagagagagagagagagagagagagagagagagagagagagagagagagagagagagagagagagagagagagagagagagagagagagagagagagagagagagagagagagagagagagagagagagagagagagagagagagagagagagagagagagagagagagagagagagagagagagagagagagagagagagagagagagagagagagagagagagagagagagagagagagagagagagagacagagagagagagagagagagagagagagagagagacagagagagagagagagagagagagagacagagagagagagagagagagagacagagagagagagagagagagagacagagagagagagagagagagagagcagagagagacagagagagagagcagagagagagacagagagagagagagagagagagagagagagagagagagagagagagagagagagagagagagagagacagagagagagagacagagagagagagagacagagagagagagagagagagagagagagagagagagagagagacagagagagacagagagagagagagagagagacagagagagagacagagagagagacagagagagagagagacgagagagagagagagagagagagagagagagagagagagagagagagagagagagagacagagagagagagagagagagagagagagagagagagagagagagagagagagagagacagagagagagagagagagagagagacagagagagagagagagagagcagagagagagacagagagagagagagagcagagagagagagagagagagagagagacagagagagagagagcagagagagagagagagagagagagagagagagagagagagagacgagagagagagagagagagagagagagcagagagagagagagagagagagagagagagagagagagagagagagagagagagagagagacagagagagagagacagagagagagagagagagagacagagagagagagagatttgattttggatttttaaaggaactttattttatcaatgttCCATCTTGTTAtctacaaaaataatcttttttcaNNNNNNNNNNNNNNNNNNNNNNNNNNNNNNNNNNNNNNNNNNNNNNNNNNNNNNNNNNNNNNNNNNNNNNNNNNNNNNNNNNNNNNNNNNNNNNNNNNNNNNNNNNNNNNNNNNNNNNNNNNNNNNNNNNNNNNNNNNNNNNNNNNNNNNNNNNNNNNNNNNNNNNNNNNNNNNNNNNNNNNNNNNNNNNNNNNNNNNNNNNNNNNNNNNNNNNNNNNNNNNNNNNNNNNNNNNNNNNNNNNNNNNNNNNNNNNNNNNNNNNNNNNNNNNNNNNNNNNNNNNNNNNNNNNNNNNNNNNNNNNNNNNNNNNNNNNNNNNNNNNNNNNNNNNNNNNNNNNNNNNNNNNNNNNNNNNNNNNNNNNNNNNNNNNNNNNNNNNNNNNNNNNNNNNNNNNNNNNNNNNNNNNNNNNNNNNNNNNNNNNNNNNNNNNNNNNNNNNNNNNNNNNNNNNNNNNNNNNNNNNNNNNNNNNNNNNNNNNNNNNNNNNNNNNNNNNNNNNNNNNNNNNNNNNNNNNNNNNNNNNNNNNNNNNNNNNNNNNNNNNNNNNNNNNNNNNNNNNNNNNNNNNNNNNNNNNNNNNNNNNNNNNNNNNNNNNNNNNNNNNNNNNNNNNNNNNNNNNNNNNNNNNNNNNNNNNNNNNNNNNNNNNNNNNNNNNNNNNNNNNNNNNNNNNNNNNNNNNNNNNNNNNNNNNNNNNNNNNNNNNNNNNNNNNNNNNNNNNNNNNNNNNNNNNNNNNNNNNNNNNNNNNNNNNNNNNNNNNNNNNNNNNNNNNNNNNNNNNNNNNNNNNNNNNNNNNNNNNNNNNNNNNNNNNNNNNNNNNNNNNNNNNNNNNNNNNNNNNNNNNNNNNNNNNNNNNNNNNNNNNNNNNNNNNNNNNNNNNNNNNNNNNNNNNNNNNNNNNNNNNNNNNNNNNNNNNNNNNNNNNNNNNNNNNNNNNNNNNNNNNNNNNNNNNNNNNNNNNNNNNNNNNNNNNNNNNNNNNNNNNNNNNNNNNNNNNNNNNNNNNNNNNNNNNNNNNNNNNNNNNNNNNNNNNNNNNNNNNNNNNNNNNNNNNNNNNNNNNNNNNNNNNNNNNNNNNNNNNNNNNNNNNNNNNNNNNNNNNNNNNNNNNNNNNNNNNNNNNNNNNNNNNNNNNNNNNNNNNNNNNNNNNNNNNNNNNNNNNNNNNNNNNNNNNNNNNNNNNNNNNNNNNNNNNNNNNNNNNNNNNNNNNNNNNNNNNNNNNNNNNNNNNNNNNNNNNNNNNNNNNNNNNNNNNNNNNNNNNNNNNNNNNNNNNNNNNNNNNNNNNNNNNNNNNNNNNNNNNNNNNNNNNNNNNNNNNNNNNNNNNNNNNNNNNNNNNNNNNNNNNNNNNNNNNNNNNNNNNNNNNNNNNNNNNNNNNNNNNNNNNNNNNNNNNNNNNNNNNNNNNNNNNNNNNNNNNNNNNNNNNNNNNNNNNNNNNNNNNNNNNNNNNNNNNNNNNNNNNNNNNNNNNNNNNNNNNNNNNNNNNNNNNNNNNNNNNNNNNNNNNNNNNNNNNNNNNNNNNNNNNNNNNNNNNNNNNNNNNNNNNNNNNNNNNNNNNNNNNNNNNNNNNNNNNNNNNNNNNNNNNNNNNNNNNNNNNNNNNNNNNNNNNNNNNNNNNNNNNNNNNNNNNNNNNNNNNNNNNNNNNNNNNNNNNNNNNNNNNNNNNNNNNNNNNNNNNNNNNNNNNNNNNNNNNNNNNNNNNNNNNNNNNNNNNNNNNNNNNNNNNNNNNNNNNNNNNNNNNNNNNNNNNNNNNNNNNNNNNNNNNNNNNNNNNNNNNNNNNNNNNNNNNNNNNNNNNNNNNNNNNNNNNNNNNNNNNNNNNNNNNNNNNNNNNNNNNNNNNNNNNNNNNNNNNNNNNNNNNNNNNNNNNNNNNNNNNNNNNNNNNNNNNNNNNNNNNNNNNNNNNNNNNNNNNNNNNNNNNNNNNNNNNNNNNNNNNNNNNNNNNNNNNNNNNNNNNNNNNNNNNNNNNNNNNNNNNNNNNNNNNNNNNNNNNNNNNNNNNNNNNNNNNNNNNNNNNNNNNNNNNNNNNNNNNNNNNNNNNNNNNNNNNNNNNNNNNNNNNNNNNNNNNNNNNNNNNNNNNNNNNNNNNNNNNNNNNNNNNNNNNNNNNNNNNNNNNNNNNNNNNNNNNNNNNNNNNNNNNNNNNNNNNNNNNNNNNNNNNNNNNNNNNNNNNNNNNNNNNNNNNNNNNNNNNNNNNNNNNNNNNNNNNNNNNNNNNNNNNNNNNNNNNNNNNNNNNNNNNNNNNNNNNNNNNNNNNNNNNNNNNNNNNNNNNNNNNNNNNNNNNNNNNNNNNNNNNNNNNNNNNNNNNNNNNNNNNNNNNNNNNNNNNNNNNNNNNNNNNNNNNNNNNNNNNNNNNNNNNNNNNNNNNNNNNNNNNNNNNNNNNNNNNNNNNNNNNNNNNNNNNNNNNNNNNNNNNNNNNNNNNNNNNNNNNNNNNNNNNNNNNNNNNNNNNNNNNNNNNNNNNNNNNNNNNNNNNNNNNNNNNNNNNNNNNNNNNNNNNNNNNNNNNNNNNNNNNNNNNNNNNNNNNNNNNNNNNNNNNNNNNNNNNNNNNNNNNNNNNNNNNNNNNNNNNNNNNNNNNNNNNNNNNNNNNNNNNNNNNNNNNNNNNNNNNNNNNNNNNNNNNNNNNNNNNNNNNNNNNNNNNNNNNNNNNNNNNNNNNNNNNNNNNNNNNNNNNNNNNNNNNNNNNNNNNNNNNNNNNNNNNNNNNNNNNNNNNNNNNNNNNNNNNNNNNNNNNNNNNNNNNNNNNNNNNNNNNNNNNNNNNNNNNNNNNNNNNNNNNNNNNNNNNNNNNNNNNNNNNNNNNNNNNNNNNNNNNNNNNNNNNNNNNNNNNNNNNNNNNNNNNNNNNNNNNNNNNNNNNNNNNNNNNNNNNNNNNNNNNNNNNNNNNNNNNNNNNNNNNNNNNNNNNNNNNNNNNNNNNNNNNNNNNNNNNNNNNNNNNNNNNNNNNNNNNNNNNNNNNNNNNNNNNNNNNNNNNNNNNNNNNNNNNNNNNNNNNNNNNNNNNNNNNNNNNNNNNNNNNNNNNNNNNNNNNNNNNNNNNNNNNNNNNNNNNNNNNNNNNNNNNNNNNNNNNNNNNNNNNNNNNNNNNNNNNNNNNNNNNNNNNNNNNNNNNNNNNNNNNNNNNNNNNNNNNNNNNNNNNNNNNNNNNNNNNNNNNNNNNNNNNNNNNNNNNNNNNNNNNNNNNNNN is drawn from Sander vitreus isolate 19-12246 chromosome 16, sanVit1, whole genome shotgun sequence and contains these coding sequences:
- the LOC144531341 gene encoding stonustoxin subunit alpha-like, with product MPPPPPPFRVEPAGVRWLTPGLRKYSCELTVDTNTVNRNLKLSDNNRKVTLVKEDQPYPDHPERFDSYHQLLCRDGLTGRCYWEVETRGRVDISVSYRGIRRRGDSVDCVFGGNDQSWSLNCYADGYSVWHNKRGTSISSSSVSKRVASISSSSVSNTVTSISSSSVSGRVAVYVDVPAGSLSFYSVSSDSLILLHTFNTTFTQPLYPGFWSLGSSVSLSPV